The genomic interval CTTAAGCTTTATATTAAGCTGGCTGGTGCATGCAACTCATAAGTCATATGCAACTCAACATGTGTGAATCCAAAGGGAGCCTCCACGTTAGAGAGGGGTGCATGGATTGAAGCATTTGTGAAGAGTTCATTGTTCTCCATTAGTTTAATCTTTTGGATGAATTTCCAACCTGGTATTCAATGTTACCAGCTACCAAAACATTGCCTTGTATTCACAACTCAACCAAACTGGCAAACCTCAAACTATTGGATATAGCTGCCATAGTATTATGTTTATGCTCTGTTTTATGCTCAAATCAAGACTCACGTGTTTAAGGCAGTGGGAGTAGTCTAGATAACGATGCTCACTTTAGCGCCGCCGGTGTAAATCGCGGCGAGCTGTAAAATGTGCAGGTCCTTAGTCTGTAGGATGACCGACCAGGGCAAGTTGCCTCAACAACTCTGTTGTTGTTCGTAACATGGCTCTCCTTCCATCTTAATAAAAATTGATCGGCATTTATTCCGCCGGCCTGGTGAAAGAAAAAATGGCGCGTGTTATTAAAACATCTATTTTTCATGCCAATGGTTGCCTGATGATCAATGCAGTAACATACCTTTCTACCTTGCAGAATGATTTCATTAACCGACGAACTGATCACAACAAAACTGCAACATGTCCAGGTCAGTAAGTCATGTCTGTTTAGTTTTCTTCACTGTATTGACACCTGAGGTCACCTACAATAAGGATCATTCTATTTAGACCATATGGTACTTTACTAAAAATGCCAAATTGTGGGGGAGGGGGCAAAAcctattttataaatatataggacAATAGTGAACATTAAACATGGCACCCATGAAGTTAgtcaattttaatcctaacATGGACACCATGTACATTTGATAATCATTATATATGATGGATCTCTATCATCACTTTCAGCTACAAGAAGAGCTAAAAATACTGTACTGTCACGAAGAAATAATCGACACTAGGGAGGTGGACAATGCTTGACATGTTAAGGTTGAGCCAGATTCTTTTTATTAGTACAAGCAGTATTCAGGCGACTAAAAGTTTTGCCTGCACTGGCTCATGCCTGGAGGCTTGGCTAATCGGATTCCAACAAGGTGTTTGAGGTGCACTGTTAGGAAGGGAGGAAAACTGAGAGGTGCCATGGATTCGTCTTGGGAATCTGCATCGAACTGTTGAGGAGATGAGAGCTCTTTGAGATGCATAGCAAGAAAGGCTGCTCGATGATGGCCAGCTTGGGTTTATGTATGTTTGTGTATATTTGTTCGATCTACTTAATTACTTGggattatatttatttattcgGGGGACTAGTGTAAGGTGGTTATGAGAGACTGCGGTATCCATATAGTATTTCGGGCCGCACTTATCATTAAGAATTGAGATGGCCATGGATGCCAATCTTGGCCAATATAGTATAGAACCAATGAGCTGCGAGACTGGATTATTGTATTTATAGACCACCAGAATATATTGTTTATATGTTGTTAATTAGTACAGTGTCAGTATTATAGCTAAATTTGCCCTTTCTTCAAAAGATTTTGCCGTTTTATCATCTGGTATTGTCATGGCATATACCTGCCGAGCGTTCACCATTGTGGTTTGCTGGAGTGCCATTTGCAcccaggctgtgtttagttcacatcaaaactgaaagtttgattgaaattagaatgatgtgatggaaaagttagaagtttgtgtgtgtaggaaaattttgatgggatagaaaagttagaagtttaaaaaattattttggaactaaatacGCCCCCAGCTGACCTGTATGAATGCGATGCCTTATGAAAGCTGGATGGCCGTGTGAACCAACTATAAATGGGGGAAGCGGTCAAGCCTCACCGTCAACACCTAACACTGTCCAACCCAGCAGCAAGGCATTAGATTCATCAGCTCATCATGTCCGTGACTGCATTGCATCCTGAGTTCCTGCCTTCCTGGCCAAGTGCCCAGGAGTACATGCAAACAAGTGAAAACCTACTcgtaatactctctccgtcccataatataagggattttaagatATGTGACATATGACTACAAATCTGCGCAGaattttgtccagattcgtagtcttAGGAGTGGAGTACTCCCTttatcccattttaagtgcaaccataagtttacgcgtccaactttgattatttgtcttatttgaatttttttataattagtatttttattattatgagatgataaaatataaatagtgtTTTATACGTAAcctatgttttaattttttaaaaaatattttaaataaaacggatggtTAAAATTGTGCATGGAAAATCTGCACTTTAGAATGTAACGGTGGGATAAAACTAGGTAGGCCTGCAGTGGTCTGACCCTAGGGCCTATGCTGTGTAATTCAGGATAAAAAGCGGAGAAGGACAGGTCAGTATGTGCCTGACAAGCAATCTTTGCACTCACGGCTTTTCAGGTTTGTCCGAAGGAAATCCGGATTGAGATCAAAATGCAGTACTCCGTAGCTACTAGGACTGCATGGTAACTACTGCCAGGAAATCCATATGGCCACCGGGTGGCTCCTCCGGTATAACCGGGGAAAAAGGCTCTTGCGATTGTCCAGTTTGCACTGACAGGACCTCTGTTTCCACATCATGATAAGGTTCCCCAAAGCCCAACATTGGAGTTCGCTTGTTGAAGTTCAGTTTTAACTCACatttattcaaaaataaatttatgttaAGAAATCATTATATTGGAGCACTCTCTTAATGTTTTTTTACTGTAGTAGCATACCTCATGTTGCTGTGATTTACTACTCCAGTACTCCTGCTACTTCTAGCATTAGCATTTGATCCATTACGAAGGACCATACGCGATATGTCCCTTAAAATgcattagaaaaagaaaaaggaaaactgcGAGTACATCAATTAGGCAGTGAGCTTTCCAGATCACCAGACGAAAACCTCCCGAGCGCGAGCTGGAACAGCTGTGCTGACACGCGTGATCTCCGTAGGAAGAATGAAGTGAAACAAATGGTAGCCAAGAACCCAAAGGCAGAAGGACCATACACTCGTGCATCGATCTTCCTGTCAGCCGCACAATAATACAAAGAGATCTCGTAATCAAAACAGGGAATTGTACAGGCCAGCGGCAATTAGCGGCTATCATTGTCTTTCAACCCGACACCTaaactcatcatcatcagtcCAGCATCGAGCCAGGCATGATTCGCATTCATCAGTACTCCTACTGTCCTACTCCTAATACTCCtattcagagagagagagagagagagagagtaatgCCGTTTTGAATGTAAGTAGAAATTTCTCAAGAATTTAGTACTCCTAAGAAACAATTCAATCGCCGTCAATAGGAAGTGAATTTCTTTCCCTATCATATAAGAGGGATTTTACGATGTTTGCGAGGTACAAGGAGGTGGGGCGACGTGAGCCGTTGATCTGCGAGGGGCAAGGTATGGAAAGAAAATATTGTAATAGGTGGCATTAATGTAAATATGATGATATTAGAATGACAAATGTGTCTTTTACACATATGAAAAGGTATGAGAAGGTATCGAAGGAATTAGCTTGTAGCATGTTGCGTTGCATCGTTCTTAGATACGTTTTGTTCGTATGTAAGGTTTACGTGTTCTTCGATAAGTTGAAAGGTGGAGAATTGAGGGCCGGCGGTGGACGTGTGGCCGGAGGCGGTGGttggagggaggggcggcggaggaagaggaccCGGAGGAAGTGGTCCAGGACTGCCTATGTTCGCCGGAGCTAGAAGTGGCCGCACGGTCTCGATCTGTCAGACGATTGGTTTAGTTTTTTTCGCAAATCTTCCTCATTGAACTTGTTTTGTTCTTGTTAGGTGCGTAAATCTTCTCAATTTGTTGTCCTTTCGATCTTTGATTACATTCATCAAACGATGGATCACCAAATTGCTATGTAAATTAATGACTAATTGGAAATAATTATCAAGTCATGCGAATATGATATGTACCACGTAAATCGGACCAAAGTTTGGAAACCGACGTAAACAGAACGCCGAAGATTGGAAACCGAATAGAAGAGAATGTAATTTTTGTCCCCACCACATAAATCATATTTTACGTTACCTTTAAAAACTACTTGCGCGGTACCTTGTGGTACCTTCAAATCCACTTACACCATACCTTTCGGTACGTCCATACGTTGTTAAACATAATTGCCCTGTTATCAATTACCTTTTAATCCTTAGTACCTTTCTACCTCTGATACCTTTCATAAGGTACCTTTCATCGTGAGCCGTTAGATCTATACCATTTTAGAAATGCAAACACTGTAAAAGGTCTCATCATATAAACGGCGGCGCCTGTGCCTAACAAGCAACAAGCTGGCCAAGATTGGCACAATAGTGTTTAGCAGGTGCAGTAGTGGGACGCCCACCCATCATCCCCCGACCTGGACCTGGTTGGCGAGCGACATAGCGTTGCCCGCAGCCGCAGCTATCACCTTGTAAGCTATAGCAGCAGGGCGCTGGCTTGGTTGGCTTGGCTGGAGACGCACTATTTTTTGGTTGAGGAAAATTTTTGGTTTTaattatcacatcggatatatggatatACATTTGAAGCATTAAAACAAagcaaattatagattccaccaggaaaacgaatttattaagcctaattaatctgtcattagcaaatgtttactatggtcccacattgtcaaatcatgacgcaattaggcttaaaagattcatctcacaatttacacataatctgtgtaattattttttttctatatttaatactacatacatgtgtctaaatattcgatatgacagcatgaaaatttttgttttgggaaatAAAGAGGGCCTAATTTCAAATGGCACGCACGCCATGATAGCTGCTGCCGCTCGCCCTGGctggacgccgacgacgagtcGCTGTCTCCCGCGCGCCAGGACAGAGCTGACTACGCCGGAGCCGCGCGGGTGCCGCGATTGCGAGCACTTTGGGAGTTGGGAGTTTGCATTCCAACTAGACATATTTCACATGCAATTTTCAAGAATTTCAACTTGCCCATCTCTTTTGTCTTATACCCTGTTAAAACCAAACAATCCTCATGTACAATTGTACATCACCCAATCCCATTATCATCCTCCATTTCGTGTTTGATTTCTTCCATCCACAATTAAAAAGTGAACTAACTACAACTACGTAGTACTCCTACTAGCCTAACACGAAGTAAAAAAGCACGgacaaaaaatcaaaaatatttttcttgtttcacGGGGTCTACTACCATCGCCTAATTAATCACCGCTCCTTGTCGTGCTCTCTGCCCCGCCcgttcgccggcgacggcgcttCGCCGCCGTGCAAGGGCATGAACCCGCCGGAGCCCTCCTTCCGGCTCCTGATCTTGATCAGCCCGTACAGCTTCTTGAACTCCCTCATCGGCGCGTCCTTCGCGAACaccccgcacgccgccgtcgccgtgatcgcctcctcgccgccgtccgccgcgtcCGCGCTGGCGCGCGCGGCCTGCTCCTCCCATGGCCCGCCCGCGCCGGACCAGCTCGTGTTCCGCCtgtgcggcggccgcggcgccgccgccgccccggacACGAGCTGGAGCTTCGTGATGACGTTGCGCAGCgcgcggctcggcgacgagCGGTTGGCGAGCATGATCTCGCCGAGCTCGGCGGGGCTGAGGCGCGCGCCGCCATGGAAGCTCTCCTCCACCTGCGGGTACAGCTTGTGGTCCTTGAGGCCGAGGTAGTTGCTGGCCAGCGCCTTGAACGCCTCGAAGTCGCAGAGCGTGAAGTGGATGTGCACGTCCAGCCTCCCCggccgcaccaccgccgcgtCCACGCCCTCCTTGCCGCCGCGCATCGTGAACACCATCACCCGCTCCTCGCCACAGCACGACGCGACGCCGTCCATGAAGCTCAGcaccctcgccgccctcgcctccgcgtcCCCGGCCCCGCCGCCCTGGAGGAACCGGTCGAGGTCCTCCACGAGGATGAGGGACCGCGGGGTGGTGTGCAGGAGCAGCGCGCGGAGGTCGTCGCTGCCGGCGCGGGAGAGATCGACGTCGTAGATGTCGTAGCCCAAGAACcgagccatggccgccgcgaaGGTCGACTTGCCGGTGCCCGGCGGGCCGTAGAGGAGGTAGCTCCGGCGCCACACCCGCCCGAGGCGGTGGTAGTAGGCGCGGCCCTTGAGGAAGTTCTCGAGGTCGGCGCGGACGCGAGCCTTGAGGTCGGGGTCCATGGCCACCGTGTCAAGCGTCGCCGGGTGGGTGAACGGCGCCGACGCCCACCTCGGCGTCCCGGTGCTCCCGTCCACGCCGGTGTTGGCGAACAGCCGCAGCTCGCGTCGCCGGAGCTCCATCTCATCGGCAACGGACTCGACGTGCTGCAGGTAGGGCCGCAGCACGCGCGTCCGGTCATGGCGGCGCACGCGCAGAACCAGCACGTCGCCCCGGTTTGTCCACGCGAGGCGCGCGCCGAGGAAGGCGTCGCGCGCGGTGTGGCCTGGCCCAAGCTGCAGGGAGAAGCCGCCGTTGGTCCTCGACGCGGACGACAgcacggaggcggcgtcggcgtcctcgaGCGACGGCAGCGCCGCCACGTACTGCGCCGCCTTGCGGAACAGCGGGttctcggcgccgccgccgtcgcacgcgAAGCGTGGCACCTCGTGGTACTGGTACGCCTGCGCCCACTCGTCGGCCcaccgccacagccgccgcaccgcgtaCAGCGCCGACTTGTACGACAGCGCCATCCGCAGCGCCACCACGGCCAGGGCGGCgtaggcgacggcgacgacgacgccgccgccgctcatggCACCCAGCAGCATGGCGCCGCGTGGGCCTTCGGTTCGGAGTAGCGCGCGCGCGCTGCTTGCTCCcgtgtcgcgtcgcgtcgcgtcgtgGCGAGTGGCGAGACGAGGGGGTTGGGGGCTTTAAGAGGGGGGAGTTCGCGAACGACGGCGTTTGCGCGGTCAAAGATGGCGATGAAAAGAGGCGCCAAATCTGATTCCATCTTGCGCCATCCTGTTACAGAATTCCTTGAcacttgtgtttttttcttttttaattattttttaatgattaaGTTTTCAAAGGGTCATAGCTCATGATCCAATCACTGTTCGATCCAAAACAGAccacttggaagttggaacagtTGGTTTCTTTTTCACATCTGGGTGATTACTGCCTTAATTAATTTCGGTCTATTCCTGGATTAGCATAACAGCGGGATGAGACGGTTGGAAGAAAACAGCCAAGAACAGAGAACCGTCTTTATatctgctagctagctgttgCCTGAATCACTATTGACTTAATTGTACTAATTGCATGCAAGAGAGGATTAGTCTTTGGAGTAGTTAAATGCAACAAAACCACACACTACTGAATTCTCTCCGGTGCAGCAGCGGCGCCTCTCGTTGAGGCTGCACGGATGTTCTGAGTTGGCCGTGCATTTCTACCCCTCTACAAGAGGATGTGAGATGTCTCCATATTGTAGTTTCGATCGTTTATTCGGTTGGACTTTATGGTGACAGCAAAATTTACAGCTGCCAACCAGCTGCGAAATTAAACTGGTACAACCAAATGGCACATGTCGGCAGCTGTCAACGCTGAAATGGCACGGGTGTCATAATCTATTGATGAAATTAACGACATGAAAAAGAGAGATCAAGAGACCGCGCACGGTGCAAATGGCAGTCTCGCGTTCGACTCTTCAGAACATTTGCTTACCGTCCTCTTATACTGTAACAAAATTAACATCGATTCATTTCCATTATATAGTATTTACTAGCTTCTTTTTATCCTTAAGAGAGAAATCAGCCATTTTATCGACCCGGCTTTCTGCAAACAGCACTGAAAATCAAGTACAATGGACGTTACAACGACCTTCCATCTTGCGTAAATTGCAGTATAGGACAAGTGAGAAAAGACAAGTCGATTAAAGAGGTCAAGCGAGTGCCTCTTGGTATCGGGTATGGGCATGTCATAATCTAATTAATCTTTGTCTTGACACCGTCCGTTGACATACGTTGCACGGCAGCACGGGAtggagaaaagagaagatttCCTGAGCAGCACACTTGccagaaaatttttaaaaaatatatatttgtgttgcATCACACTGCAACCTCTCGCAAGGTGAAAACGCTACATTACGAACCACCACACACGTAACCTTACCTCACCTGGGAtttatatgatgtttttttcttctcgaaAGCACCTGGGATTATATGATGTTAATAAGCTTATAAGCAACCGCTTGAGTGCAACAAAAAACAAACGGATTTTTTTATCCTACACCAATTTACTATGCATCGTCCATTGTTCCATGATCCCATGGCTAATATTGGTCTTATACCTCATAGGAGACATAATTTATTGCCATGCAAATTTTATTAAAGATAATTATTTACAGCCTAATAAGGAATATCTTAATATTTATTTAACTGAATATAAAATTCgaaataatattaaatataaaagacATGTTCCgatttcaaattgaaatttgagtatccaaattataatttgaaaaacaaagtttcagttgttttttttaaaaacaggttcaaaaactttaaaatagATACAGGTTATGCTTCACATAGCCTCAGTTTGAGGCTTTAGAATACACTGCCaatttagaaaacttatttttacatttatatttaGTTCTAACAATATAGTTTTTCTCTGTTTTCACTTAGATATTTGGAATATGGAAACTCAGAATGTTTGGTTCTTCCTTGATTTTTGGTAGCTAGGTTACGGATGAATGGGTCATGGGTGATTAATTAGGAAGGACAATGATTGTTGGAGTAGCTCCGATTTATTAATAAGGAGacagtatatttttttagataaaaaagaTGTTTACTCCCttcggtttcattttaattgacgctttggacaatgacacgctcTACAAGATATAACTTTGaccttaattaattttctattataatatataaaataaataaatgcatgtttacttttattatagtgttttgaaagacaaatctatatatgttttttctagtttctttaaactaaatatttttaaagttattgatggtcaaagttgtaAAAGTTTAATCTTaatcttgtccaaaacgtcaattaacaTAGAACTAGTATTGAACAGTTAGGATTTATTATGGGCTCTTACCTCATGGAGGCAATTTAGTTGGAGCAATGTAAAAGATCTCAAAAGAACAGGATTGCCGCCGTCACAGTCTCACAGAAAGCAAGTGGTGAAAACGATCGAAACCACAAGGGATCCGAACATTTTCTTGTGTGTACTATATATCGACTCGACGGTCAACACAGCATGGAGGAGGGTTGCTATGCTTGTGAGAAGTTGGATCTCGGCGAGCATTCCTCTGCTGACATTTTCGACGGAACCACGCACCAATCATGCGTCGCATGCAGTGGTGGTGGTCACGCTCGCACGACGGCGTCTCTCTCTGGACCATATCAATCGGACTCGGCCGGAATCGGGGTGCGATCCAAATTAGTTACTTAAGCTTTCGGTTGGGGACAGGTTTACAAAACCGCGTGGTTATCATATGATTATCGCAGTTATCATGCACTataatctttttattttttaaaaccatgtTATATCTCGTGGTTACCATGCAGTTTTCGGGGTTACCACGGTGTCCGATAATCGCACCGAAAATGGTAAAAGGGAACCCTGGTTGGGGTACAGCATGATGCAAAGCGATCGAACCGACAAGCCCAAGCCCACACCGATCGATCTCGACGACGAAGTCGCACCGCATCGATCACCTGCATCTGCATGTCAACGCGAAACAATTCAGCCGTATATGCACTGCGCGCGATGTCCCATCCGGCATCCGCCACGCTGAATTCGGGTCGCTTTCGCCGCCACCTGCACTGCACCGTACTACGTATCCGCCGCGCGATACGATCACGGGGAATCGGGGCGGATTTACGCATGTCCGCCTCGCCTCGATCGATCGGGACCATCATTCACCACCCCCCATCAGCGTACGTACCTCctcctgcttctgctgctgctgcgtgtcAACGCGCGTTTTTGCTGGCCATCTCCGCGGGAGCTGCACGGCCTTAACTGCCAGCCATGGCGTTTTGCGCACACAGTGGCGAAGCCACTGGGGGTGCCGGGGTGGGCCTGGCACCCCCCATCCCCATACACTGCAAACCCCCCGGGTGATTAGGCATCTAATCCATACAATTAACTCATTAGTTAGTTGTAAGTTGAGCCTATACATAACTAACCAATACGTGATTACCTGAGTTAATGCAACTAAGCGATGTGGTTGCAAGTCTCCAAAACTAAAAAAGGATGAATAGAAATGATGTCTTGTCATTCATGTATTCAGTAAATTTGGTGCTATTTAGTTgcctaattttaaaaaatgattcttTTGGCGACCACGTATGTTAGTGCGAACAAGAGGTGAGGTGAGGCCAATCTGCCACTCAGCATGAACTGAGCCATCAAGATCCACACCTTTGTCTACCGAGGCGCTGGTGAGTTCTTGCATCTCGTGGCCAGCACCCCCAATCActaaatcctggcttcgccactgtGCGCACAAGCAGTCTTATAACTTGTATACAGTACGTACCACGTCTCCGTCCATACCCGATGTATATATTGAGCTCTTTTGCTAACTGTGCCTCAATTCATTACAGTAGTCATTACACGGCGGTGGTCGGTCAGGCGATGTATACATGCTACTGATACTTTGGAGTACTTGCCAGGGCTGCGTTCGGTAGTGAGTCGTTTTTCACCTGCACGCTTCTCAAACTACTCtattaatcatatactaatactctattaatcatacgctaatagattacctcgttttacgtatctttctCGATCTCACCTTTTCCTCTACTCTCAAACACTCCCGTAGCATGTACTCTCGtctcttagagcaggtataatagcagactattagccagctataaacatattttaataagataaaagatgagagagaagagcaacacgctacagatttgtagccagctgcagcatggactccaagacgcagtgtgtgtgacaggtgggaccatatattaatagtatagtaagcaactattgtatgtattagctattagattagctatatatgaattggagctagtagtaggctatactattgaacttgctcttatataGTTACGGTATTCTCTTCCAGATTAACGCACGCCGTGACAACGAAATGATCATCGACACTCGTGAATTCCTTGCCACGAGTCAGAGCAAGGGAATTTTCTCGCTCGCGTGTTTGGACTGGAACTCGACACACAGGGAATAATAAACAGCTATAGGCAGGAGCTTTGCCGTGCAGGTCGTGCGCGTGGTCAGATAAAGCAAAGTGATCGATCAACGGCGTTTCGATCAGAATAAAAAGGGTCGGAAATCAAATTAGAACCTTCATCGCGGCGCCGGCCTGTTTCTAGTCATGAAAGCGCCAATTACAACTGCGACCTCTACGAATAGGAAACTAAGCCATCGATTGACTAAATATGTCGACAACATTAACAGGAGTTGTTATCAAGATAAAACATCTCTTAACACGCCATTCGTTTTCTCATCTAGAATAAAAGCCAATGCTTGGACTTTTACATTGCTGTGTTGGAATTATTTGGGCTAAACTTTGAATAAACAAGCACATATGCACGTAGTATTAAATAATCACGCAAGTACGAGCAACTGCACACCATAAGTTTTGACAATCACTGGTAACTGATCTAATTACATGCATATAACCAACAGTCAACCATTAGGATAACCTTCATGTATATCCCTTTTGAATAAGCTTCATGCATGCAAAGAACATATTCTATTCTCTAGAAGGATGGGCCAGCCATTAACAGAGAACACCTCAGTCACACGGAAGAAAAgcccaaaaagaaaaggataagatATTCCGATGCTTGTATACGAAGCTCTAAAGACTAAAGGAAACCAGCGTGTCAGCAAGATGTTGGTTCAGTCTAAAATTTTGATGCAAGATTGCTAGCGCCATCAGGTATGGCATATGCTGAATGATCAATCATGAAGAGCGTTGGCCCATGCATGCTATT from Oryza glaberrima chromosome 3, OglaRS2, whole genome shotgun sequence carries:
- the LOC127765838 gene encoding AAA-ATPase At2g46620-like, encoding MLLGAMSGGGVVVAVAYAALAVVALRMALSYKSALYAVRRLWRWADEWAQAYQYHEVPRFACDGGGAENPLFRKAAQYVAALPSLEDADAASVLSSASRTNGGFSLQLGPGHTARDAFLGARLAWTNRGDVLVLRVRRHDRTRVLRPYLQHVESVADEMELRRRELRLFANTGVDGSTGTPRWASAPFTHPATLDTVAMDPDLKARVRADLENFLKGRAYYHRLGRVWRRSYLLYGPPGTGKSTFAAAMARFLGYDIYDVDLSRAGSDDLRALLLHTTPRSLILVEDLDRFLQGGGAGDAEARAARVLSFMDGVASCCGEERVMVFTMRGGKEGVDAAVVRPGRLDVHIHFTLCDFEAFKALASNYLGLKDHKLYPQVEESFHGGARLSPAELGEIMLANRSSPSRALRNVITKLQLVSGAAAAPRPPHRRNTSWSGAGGPWEEQAARASADAADGGEEAITATAACGVFAKDAPMREFKKLYGLIKIRSRKEGSGGFMPLHGGEAPSPANGRGREHDKER